Within the Candidatus Saccharibacteria bacterium oral taxon 488 genome, the region ACGGGTCAGTATCGTGAAGGCGTTGCTGATGCTGATAGAAATAAGCTCCAGAGCCGGGTAGGGGAAGAAATAGAAAAGTTTATACAGATTGATGAGGCGGCGCAGATCAATATACCTGAAGCTTTATCTAAAAGATACCAAAAACTTGAGGATGAAGGATATCATAAATTTTGTAATACCTATGGGGAATTTATTGAGGCCAAAGAGGCAATGGGAGTCTATAAAGACCTCAAGGATGCCGTTACGTATTATACACAAAATGTTTTGCCGGAGTTTGTATTTTTGGGCGACGCTGATGATGAGAGGCTATTAGAGCCTTGGCCATATGTAGATGCTGGCATAGAAAATGTAATTATGCGGATAACTAATGAGGCTGTGCAAGTAATTCAGGCGAATCATTCACCTGAGGCATTGGCTTATGCCCAACGATATGCTAATAATTTTGAGGTCGGTCTGATAAAAACATTAGATTATCTGCGTGAGTTTCCTGACGAGGATTATCAAAACTGTTGGTTGGGTGATGGTGAAACTGAGAGAACATATTCCTCTATCGTGCAGGAATGCCTGGATAAGCTACGTCGGGCAAAGGATGGCGCAAAGATTAATGAGCAATTCAACCAGATCATAGATGGTCTGAGATGGTAGTATCTAGTAATTCCGTCGAAAACGCGCTACAATGTGAGTAGGGCGTTTTCACGTGTGCTGGGTGAGTAGTCTTGGCGATACTAGCGCGAAATGAGCGGCTATCAACCGCGAAGCCTGCGGGAAGAAATCGGCTTTTTATCAGCTGAGATTAGACCCCACCGTGACTCGCTGCGACAAAGTGACAATTGAGTGCTAAAAGAGTGCGTGGATGCCGGTCAACTCGGCAAAGCCCGCGAAGAATCACTTCTTTTGGAATCGAGATGGTACCGTCCGCTTGAAACACCTCCAGCGGATTCTCGAAGTCAGAAGAGGTGATTTTATTTGGATAAGTTTTCGCGTCATTAACTAATAGCAGGAGTCATCTAACATGAGCGAATTTGCGCGTAACAATCAAGTGAATAATTTCGTCATTGATCGGACGCATGATTATATCATGTATGATACGACTGATTTGGTTCGTGCGGTAGACTTTCCGCGTCAGGTGGCGGGGCTGCTGCTCAAAGATGATGAATTCCATTTGTCGTTATTTGCGGTGCGTGAGGAGTACGGGTTCGATGAGGCCGGCTATGGACGACTGGAACAGGTGTCGTGTCAAGCTGGTGCAGCAATGACCACAGAGCCAGAATTGACTGGTGATTTTCTTAAGCTAAAAGATGACGTGACTGGCCGTGAAACGATTATCGTACTTGCTCGATGGGATGAACTAGAGACGTGGCGTGATGCAATTCGTGAGCTGATCCCACAGGCGGAGTTTATTATTCCGCACATAACACTCTATACAAATCAGAAAGGTGCGCTTGGGTATAGTGATCGGCACACAGATCGAGTGCGGGTGCTGGATGATGCAGTGGTGATGACACTAAGAAATATATTATTAAGGAGTAAATTGTGACCAACCAACAACGAGAATGGCTTGATTTTGCAAGAAGTGTAGCGCACGAAGCGGGCGACATTATGCAAGAATATTTTGGTAAAAAACCGGATGCTCATCTCAAGGTAGACAATACGATTGTGACTATCGCCGATGAGGAAATCAACCAGCTTGTGATCAAGCGAGTAGCTGAGCGATATCCAGCCCATGATATTGACGGTGAAGAAGCGAGTGCTCGCCGTGGTTCGGACTATGTGTGGGTGTGTGACCCGATTGACGGTACGGCACCTTTTGCGATGGAGTTACCAGTATCGGTATTCTCGTTAGCGTTGGTGATTAATGGCCAGCCGGAAGTCGGTGTGATTTATGCGCCGTTTAGCGATCATTTGTATTGGGCGGTGCGTGGCCAGGGTGCGTTTATGAATAGTAAACAGATTTACGTGAATAAGAAGACTTTTGGTGGGATGACTGGGATGAACGTGGATTGGTGGCCGAGTGCAGAGTGGGATGTTATGCGGGTGATTCACAAGTTAGCGTATGAGAAGGGTGCATATGTCACGGCGCTAGGAAGCACGACGCACGCGGCAGCCTTAGTAGCGCGTGGTGGGTTTGTTGCGTCGGTCTTTGCTGGCACGAAGGGCAAAAATGTTGACATTGCGGCGGCGAAAGTCATCGTCGGGGAAGCTGGCGGTAAGGTGACTGACCTCTTCGGCCGGGAGCAGCGGTATGATCAGGATATTTGCGGGGCGGTATTAAGCAATGGAATCGTTCATGAGGAGATAGTGGAGGCGATGAGGAAACTAATAGAATGATGAACGGGGAACAGGAAAGTTTGATTAATAATTTAAACAAAGCAGTGAATATAAGGTAGATAAGGAGGAAAAGTATGAAATTCACACACGGCACACGCCGCCGGGCGGCAGAATACGAAAAGGATTGGGTGCAGCGCTGGAAGGATGACCAGACATTTGAGAAGTCGGTAGCACAGCGGCCGGCGGATAATGCCTACGTTTTTTACGACGGGCCGCCGTTTATCACTGGGGTGCCGCACCATGGGACGTTGCTTAGCAGTATTGTGAAGGATGCAGTGCCACGCTACTGGACGATGAAGGGTAAACGCGTGGAGCGCGTCTGGGGTTGGGACTGCCATGGCCTGCCGGCGGAGAATTTCGTCGAAAAGCAGCTGAATATCGTGGATCGGCGGCAGATTGTGACGAGTAGCGTCAAGCAAGTCAAACTGGTAAATGATTTCGATAACGCAACGAAGGTTATTACTAAAGTTGCTGGCTGGATGGGGCAGCGAGGCTATGGTAGTAGTAGCTGGGATGCCAACAATCTAACGCCAGATAAATTAGCAGAGGAATTTGGGAGAGATAATTTTTATGTAGCTTACGATGACGATAAGTTAGTGGGGAGCGTCGTCATAAGTGATAAGGATAGTTATAATTTTTTTGCTGGCAAAAAGGATAATGGCACGTCGGTTGGTTATCTCTATAAAATGGCGGTACTACCGGAATTCCAAGGGCAAGGTTATGCGGATGCAGTGTTAAAAGAGGCTTTTCGCTTAAGTAAGCAGGAAGGGGTCAAAGAGATTCGCATAGAGGTTGGCGAGCATCAACCTAAATTGGTGAATTTGTATGAGCGCAATGGATTTCAAAGAGTTGGTGAGCATATGTCTACCGAAACAGGGGCCAACTGGTTGCTATATAGTCTCGAAGTGAGTAGTTATCCGGATATGGTATATAATCAACCAGCACCACTTGATAAAGACGGTAATCCGCTGCCGGCCATCAGCCTGGAAAAATACATCACCAAGGCGCGCGAAAGTATGGTGGCGAATAGCGAGACGTGGCAGGGGGTGATCGACCGCATCGGCCGCTGGGTGGACTTTACGGGTGCCTATCGCACCATGGACAAGGACTTTATGGAGAGTGTGTGGTGGGCGTTTAAGCAGCTGTACGAAGCCGGCAAGATCTACGAAGGCGAAAAGGTGCTGATGTACGACACCAAGTTCGCCACTCCGGTGAGCAAGGCCGAAGTGACCATGGATAACGACGCCTACCAGACAGTGACCGACCCGAGTGTATATGTAAAGTTTAAGCTGGATGATGAAGACGTTGCTGTTTTGGCTTGGACGACCACGCCGTGGACGTTGCCAGCTAACCTGATGTTGGCCGTCAATCCAGAGATGACGTATTGCGAAGTGATGGTGGGGGGTGAGAAGCTAATCATCGCTGAGGAAGCTTTGGAGCGCACTCTGCAGGATGAAAAGCACCAGCCGCTTGATTACGACGTGCTGCGTACTTTCCCAGGCAGTGAATTAGTGGGTAAAAAATACCAACCGCTTGATACCGGCTCCACCTGGCCAGAAAATGACAAGATTCACACCATTTACGCGGCGGATTTCGTCTCGCACGAGTCGGGTACGGGCATTGTGCATATCGCGCCGGCTTACGGTGAGGACGACTTTGAGTTAGCCAAAAGTTATGGTATTAGCGCCTTCCATGTCATCGATGACAATGGCTACTACACCGATGGCAATTACAAGGGCCTAGAGGTGTGGGACAATAACAAATTCATCGCCAAAGACCTGAAGGAAAAGGGTGCGGTGTGGAAAATTGAGTACATTCGCCACGAATACCCGTTCAATCCTAGAAGCAAACAGCGCATCATGTACCGGGCCATCCCAAGCTGGTTCTTCGACATCCAGGGGCAAAAGCCGCTGATGCTGGAGCAGAACGAGTATATCAATTGGTTCCCGGCCCACCTCAAGCACGGCCGCTTTGCCAAGAACATTGAGCAAGCCCCTGACTGGAACCTCAGTCGTGACCGCTTTTGGGCGACGGCTATGCCGGTGTGGAAGGGTGACCGCGGTACCGTCAAGGTGGTTGGCTCGTACGCGGAGCTGAAGGAACTGAGCGGCGCGGAGTTGGATGATTACCACCGCCCGTGGGTTGATGACATCACCTTTGAAATTGACGGCGAGAAATTTACTCGCATTGACAAGGTACTGGACTGCTGGTTCGAGTCAGGTTCGATGCCGTTTGCGCAGCTGCATTATCCGTTTGAAAACCAGGCCAAGTTTGAACAGAATTACCCGGCGGATTTCATCGTTGAGTACATCGGTCAGGTGCGAGCGTGGTTCTACTATGTGCATGCCGTCAACACTGCTTTGGCGGAGATTGGTGCCTTTGGCGAGGCTGGTGAGCAGCATAAAAACGCCTACAGCAACGTCATCACCACCGGTGTGGTGGCGGGCAATGACGGCCGTAAGATGAGTAAGTCGCTTGGTAACTTTACCGACCCGAACGAGCTGATGGATAAGTTTAGTGCCGATTCTTTGCGCTTTTTGCTGCTATCCAGTCCGCTGCTCAATGGCGAGGATTTTGCCTTACATGATAAAGATGTCGGCGACGTGGCGCGCAAACTTGCCATGATTTGGAATATGTACGACTTCTTTACGATGTATGCTGAGGTTGATGGTTGGGAGTTTGACGGCGAGTTGGTTGATCCGCTGAGCGGTCAAGCGATATCTGGTGACGAAGGCTTTGCCTTTCCGGCAAAGCGAGGCCAAGAGCGCCAACTGGATCAATTGGCGGCCGAGCGGCCTGAGGCAACGGATATCGCGACCGTAGTTAACGTAGTCACGAATCCACTTGACATCTGGATTGTCAGCCGCTTGCATCAGCTGGTCGCAGAAGTTGAAAAGAATATGGGTGCCTACAACATTCCTGATGCGCTTAGTCCGATTTTGCCGTTCCTCGACGACGCCTCCAACTGGTATGTTCGCCGCAGTCGCCGCCGCTTCTGGAGATCGTCGAAAGGGGCCGCGGGCGCTGAGGATGATGGTGATAAAAATGATGCTTACCGCACGCTACATTACGTGCTGGTGCGTCTGAGCTACATCTTGGCGCCATTTACGCCGTTTTTGGCTGAGGAGTTGTATCGCAATTTGACGGGTGATGATGAATCGATTCATTTGAAGGATTGGCTGCCAGCTGGTGCGGTGGATGAGCAGGTTCTAGCCGATATGGCTCGGACGCGTGAATTGATCAACAATGGTCTTAGTTTGCGTATGAAGCAAGATGAGCATCAAGCATCAATTAAGGTTCGCCAACCGCTGCAGTTTGCGGCATATGCGGGCGTGAAGCTGGCTGAGTATTACGAGCAGATTATGGCCGAGGAGCTAAATGTTAAGGAAATTCGCTGGATTGAGAATTTAGACGAGCACTTGGCGGACTATGATGTGACCGAGGGCGCGATCAAGCCAGAGAGTTGGATCGAAATTAGTAAGCAATTGACGCCCGAGCTCAAACGCGAGGGCTTGATGCGTGAAGTCATTCGCCATGTCCAAAGCGCGCGCAAGAAGGCGGGATTGCAAGTGGACGATCGGATTATGCTGCAGCTGACAACGAATGACGAGCAGCTCCGCCAAGCGATTGATGAGCATGCTGAGGCGATTGCTACTGAGACGCTGGCGGTGTTTGGCAAGGTACATGACAATCAGTCGACAGTGACGGTTGAAGGGGCTGGGCTCGAGATTGCTCTTGCTGTTGTAAAATAGTCATCAGGATAAAAGTTACTACCTCAAAACTAATGCGTGGCAAGCGTTTGCTCGGTCTCGCGCTGATCGGGCACTCATGACCTTGGCGATCGCCATGCAACGCGGTACAATGGGTCTATGTATGGTTTAGCAGTGCTCAGTCAGTTACTCTTTTTCGCGCGAGCCGGTGGCGGCGGGTCAAGTTCTGGCGGCGGTGGTGGTGGCGTTGCCCTTTTCGGGATACCGATGGTAGTTGCGATTTCGGTAAGTGGTTTTGTGAAAAAAACCACTCAGTCAAAGATGGCCGCCATAGCGGTCGGGTTTTTGGCCGGCCTACTCGCCAGCTTGTTCTACCTACTCGGCGGTGTTGTTATTTTTATCCTGGTGGCCATCTCGGCATTGGTCGGTGCGATTATCGGGGCATTTACGGATAAGATCAGCCGTTTTCGCAAAGGCAGCGAGGCTGCAAAACAGGCCGTTCAGCAAGCAGCTACCCAGGACAGCGCCTGGAACGAACAGGGTATTGTCAATTATGCAACAACGGTGTTTAATCGGTTTCAATATGATTGGGAGCGGATGGATTTGCCGTCAATTCAGCAATACGTCACGCCGAATTATGCGCGGCACATCGGACTAATGTTGTACGCTTTACAACAGATGGGGCGAGTCAATCGCATGAAGAATGTGGCGGTCAGTGAAGCGATTATCACACGGGCGTATGACGATGTGAATGATCAGAATGACCGAGTAAGTGTGAGTTTTGTTGCCTCGGCAAATGATGAGCTGATTGACGTGGCGAGTGATGCGGTGCTACATCGTGATACGGGCGAGTTTGGTGAGCAGTGGAACTTTGTGCGCTCGGGTAATGGCTGGTTACTGGATAGTATTGATCAGGCAACAGAAGATTCTGCCCAGCTTGTCGCCTCTATGCGGCAGTTTGCGGCACAATACGACATGTACTTCAGTCCGGACTGGGGGCGACTGCTGCTGCCGACCCGCGGTGAATTATTTAAGGGCGGCTTTAAGGGCACTGACATCAACAACCATATCATTGGGTTTTGGACGGGTAATTTATTGGTGCAGCTATACACCTATGTGGCCGATACTTCAAGTGGTGATTCGGCGGCTACGTACATTATCGGGCAGGTTAATTTACCAAAGTCGTATGGTGGGATTTTAGTGGAGCGTCGGGATTCACGTTTCCTGAAACGGTTTAGGGCGCCGTCAGGCTATAAAAAGGTAGAACTGGAGTGGGGTGACTTTAACAAGCGCTACCAAGTATACGCCACCGATGAAAATCAGGTGACGAGCTTTGAGCTGCTCAACCCAAGCTTCATGGCCTGGTTGTACGATCAGGACATTAAGGTTAATATTGAGGTGGTAGATAATATTGTTTATCTCTATGCCAAAATCTCCACCGGCGAGATGCGCTACGCGGAGATGATGGATATTTTGCAGAAATCACATAAAGAACTCAAGATGTAAGGAGGAGATATGATTACCAAAGCTATTATTCCGGTCGCTGGTTGGGGTACGCGGATGTTGCCAATTACCAAATCAATTGAAAAATGTATGTTGCCGATCGGCAATCGACCGCTGATTGATTATGTGGTGCAGGATTGTTTGGCGGCTGGCGTGCGTGAGCTGATTTTTGTGGTTGGCGAGCAGAGTTCGCAGCTGGAGAGCTATTATCGGAGTAATATCCTGCTCAATGATTATTTGCGGAGCAAGGGCAAGGATGACAAGCTGGCTCTAGTGGCGCCAATTGATGCCAAGCTCCATTTCGTGACGCAGCCGAGCTACGGTAAGTATGGCTCAGCAGTGCCGGTCGCTCTCGCCGCTGATTATCTCGAGGATGGTGAGTCGGCAGTGGTGCTGATGGGTGATGACTTTATGTATAATGCCGATGGCTCAAGCGAAGTGGCGCGGCTATTGGCAGCGACGCCAGACGGTCAATGTAGCCTACTGGCTCAGGAAGTGCCGGGCGATGACATTAGTCGGTACGGGGCGATTGTGATAGACGAGGCTGGTAATTTTGTAGAGATCGTGGAAAAGCCAAAGCCAGAAGAGGCGCCGAGTCACTTTGCCAACATCGGTAAATACGTCCTCACCAAGAAAGTTATTCAGTCTTGTGCTGATGTTGAAATATCGCCGCGTGGTGAGTATGAGTTAACTGATGCAGTCAGTAATTATGCTCGGGCCGACGGTGTCGTCAAGGTTGTACCAGCGGTAGGTATGCACTTGGATGGCGGTAACGTCGAGGGCTGGTTGCACGCGAACAATGTCGTGTGCGGTTGGTCGGGGTCGTGTTCGTGTTGAGGTCTGATTGAGCATAACGCCGACTAGCCAGACGGGCAGTGTGGTAATGTTCATATGTAGCAGCTGGTGAATATCAGATTCGTATTAGTGATGCCTTTTCGTGCATATTCTCGTGGACAATTGTTGATACTGGCAAGGGTTGTACGGCGTATGCGGCGACCATAGTGGGATCGTGCTGACGTTGTTAATATTGCCGATAGATAGGGGTTTAGGCTGGACTGGGTGCATTACAATCCTGTCATCCAATACCAGCGCAGAGGGTCTGGATGAAGATATTGACAAGGAAGTAATTTAGTAGTATTATATCATCCATGCGTGAGTTGTATGGTTTTTCTATCAAGACTGATACCGTAAGAGGAATAGTGCCTCGTGACGGCCATGGTAGTGAGATACCGACAGGTTTGAATGCCGGGTATCTAGGCAGTGTTAGTAATCTGGATAAGCGTATGGGTGAAAAAACTATCGATGGTCAATTAATTGCTCGTTTATATCTCGGAGAGGTCGCTGTTGGAGTTGTACAGAAAGGAAATAACCCTCATTCTGCTATCAGTCTGGTGTCCCCTTATCGGTTAGATTCTATCCCGTTACCGCCAAGCCAGACGGTCAGGATCGGAAGGGAGGACTTAGGAATGCCCGAAGAGGCGGACGGCTACCCTCTAAATACAGTCTCGCGATTATGTAAAGATGGTCATGTGGTGCTTTGTAAAAAAGGTAATGTCATCCATGTGAAAGATGCCGGCTCTCGTAATGGCACCATACAGGAGCTTCCTCACCCAGAGGAAATACGGAACATTCCATTAACAAATGGGCGGTTACGGTCAGTTGGCGGTTTTGAAAGTGATGTGTTGGAGCGGGCTGTCCATGGTGAGGACGCACATTTGGTGTTACCTGAATATGGAATAACGGCGGTATTTGATGGTATTGGTAGTATAAGGGGCGGCGGAGCGGCAGCCCGTAAGGCAGCCAAACTACTAGAGGAGATGTATCGTAAGTTCAATCCTCAGGAAATTCGTAGCCAAGCTCCTGAGTATGCGAGTATAGAGCTTACTGCCAGTTTGAATATAATTTCTGATATCATACGGAAAGATCCATCTTTAGGCGAAACCACTGCAAGCGTCGCACAAATGGTGAAGCACGATGGAAAAACGTTTGCTGTATGGGCCAATATCGGTGATTCCCGTATCTATCTGCGACGTGGTGGAAAGTGGTATCAGCTAACGAGAGATGATGGTGAGGGTAACGTTTTGGATAAGGCTCTCGGTTATGATCTGATTGATAGAAAGCATCAGTATGGCTCCGTTGAGGTTGGGCGGGGAGACATGATAGTTTGCTGTACAGACGGAATTACCGGTGATTTTGGGACTGACCGGGTGACGCGCTTTGAACTGGAAAAGCGCATACCGGAATCTAGGTTTTCTCCGCAAACGGTTAGCGGGGTGGCGCAGGGGCTTATGGACATCGCTCGCAAGGGGGATGACAGAACGGTCGTGGTGACGCAGGCTATAGCGGGCGAGGATGTGTACAAACGACAAATGGTTTGCTGTGATCGAACGGTGTTTCCTGGAGAGAATTGGTTCAGCCCGGTGATCTGGCGGGTTTGATTTATCGCAGTGTCTCTGGTACAATGAAACAGATTGAAAACTAATTTTTAAGGAACGAAATGAAAGCAGTCGTAAAAATCTCTGGCAAACAATACATTGTCAGCGAAAAAGAGTCCCTCTTGGTGGATCTCCTCCCTGAAGGCACAAAAGAACTCACTCTCGACGCACTTTTAGTGATTGATGGTGATAAAACAAAAGTTGGCACGCCA harbors:
- a CDS encoding inositol monophosphatase is translated as MVTNQQREWLDFARSVAHEAGDIMQEYFGKKPDAHLKVDNTIVTIADEEINQLVIKRVAERYPAHDIDGEEASARRGSDYVWVCDPIDGTAPFAMELPVSVFSLALVINGQPEVGVIYAPFSDHLYWAVRGQGAFMNSKQIYVNKKTFGGMTGMNVDWWPSAEWDVMRVIHKLAYEKGAYVTALGSTTHAAALVARGGFVASVFAGTKGKNVDIAAAKVIVGEAGGKVTDLFGREQRYDQDICGAVLSNGIVHEEIVEAMRKLIE
- a CDS encoding isoleucine--tRNA ligase, whose protein sequence is MKFTHGTRRRAAEYEKDWVQRWKDDQTFEKSVAQRPADNAYVFYDGPPFITGVPHHGTLLSSIVKDAVPRYWTMKGKRVERVWGWDCHGLPAENFVEKQLNIVDRRQIVTSSVKQVKLVNDFDNATKVITKVAGWMGQRGYGSSSWDANNLTPDKLAEEFGRDNFYVAYDDDKLVGSVVISDKDSYNFFAGKKDNGTSVGYLYKMAVLPEFQGQGYADAVLKEAFRLSKQEGVKEIRIEVGEHQPKLVNLYERNGFQRVGEHMSTETGANWLLYSLEVSSYPDMVYNQPAPLDKDGNPLPAISLEKYITKARESMVANSETWQGVIDRIGRWVDFTGAYRTMDKDFMESVWWAFKQLYEAGKIYEGEKVLMYDTKFATPVSKAEVTMDNDAYQTVTDPSVYVKFKLDDEDVAVLAWTTTPWTLPANLMLAVNPEMTYCEVMVGGEKLIIAEEALERTLQDEKHQPLDYDVLRTFPGSELVGKKYQPLDTGSTWPENDKIHTIYAADFVSHESGTGIVHIAPAYGEDDFELAKSYGISAFHVIDDNGYYTDGNYKGLEVWDNNKFIAKDLKEKGAVWKIEYIRHEYPFNPRSKQRIMYRAIPSWFFDIQGQKPLMLEQNEYINWFPAHLKHGRFAKNIEQAPDWNLSRDRFWATAMPVWKGDRGTVKVVGSYAELKELSGAELDDYHRPWVDDITFEIDGEKFTRIDKVLDCWFESGSMPFAQLHYPFENQAKFEQNYPADFIVEYIGQVRAWFYYVHAVNTALAEIGAFGEAGEQHKNAYSNVITTGVVAGNDGRKMSKSLGNFTDPNELMDKFSADSLRFLLLSSPLLNGEDFALHDKDVGDVARKLAMIWNMYDFFTMYAEVDGWEFDGELVDPLSGQAISGDEGFAFPAKRGQERQLDQLAAERPEATDIATVVNVVTNPLDIWIVSRLHQLVAEVEKNMGAYNIPDALSPILPFLDDASNWYVRRSRRRFWRSSKGAAGAEDDGDKNDAYRTLHYVLVRLSYILAPFTPFLAEELYRNLTGDDESIHLKDWLPAGAVDEQVLADMARTRELINNGLSLRMKQDEHQASIKVRQPLQFAAYAGVKLAEYYEQIMAEELNVKEIRWIENLDEHLADYDVTEGAIKPESWIEISKQLTPELKREGLMREVIRHVQSARKKAGLQVDDRIMLQLTTNDEQLRQAIDEHAEAIATETLAVFGKVHDNQSTVTVEGAGLEIALAVVK
- a CDS encoding DUF3137 domain-containing protein, producing MYGLAVLSQLLFFARAGGGGSSSGGGGGGVALFGIPMVVAISVSGFVKKTTQSKMAAIAVGFLAGLLASLFYLLGGVVIFILVAISALVGAIIGAFTDKISRFRKGSEAAKQAVQQAATQDSAWNEQGIVNYATTVFNRFQYDWERMDLPSIQQYVTPNYARHIGLMLYALQQMGRVNRMKNVAVSEAIITRAYDDVNDQNDRVSVSFVASANDELIDVASDAVLHRDTGEFGEQWNFVRSGNGWLLDSIDQATEDSAQLVASMRQFAAQYDMYFSPDWGRLLLPTRGELFKGGFKGTDINNHIIGFWTGNLLVQLYTYVADTSSGDSAATYIIGQVNLPKSYGGILVERRDSRFLKRFRAPSGYKKVELEWGDFNKRYQVYATDENQVTSFELLNPSFMAWLYDQDIKVNIEVVDNIVYLYAKISTGEMRYAEMMDILQKSHKELKM